One window of the Pseudomonas sihuiensis genome contains the following:
- the rlmB gene encoding 23S rRNA (guanosine(2251)-2'-O)-methyltransferase RlmB: MSDLEKIYGVHAVEAMLRHHPKRVKQVWLADGRSDPRVQPLLELAAQSRVKVGQCERREMDAWVEGVHQGVVADVSPSQVWGEAMLEELLDRCEGPPLLLVLDGVTDPHNLGACLRTADAAGALAVIVPKDKSATLNATVRKVACGAAEVIPLVAVTNLARSLEKLQQRGLWVVGTAGEAELEVYQQDMTGPTVLVMGAEGKGMRRLTREHCDYLVKLPMGGSVSSLNVSVATGVCLFEAVRQRQAQRKG; encoded by the coding sequence ATGAGTGATCTGGAAAAGATCTACGGCGTACATGCCGTAGAGGCCATGCTGCGTCATCACCCCAAACGGGTGAAGCAGGTCTGGCTGGCCGATGGTCGCAGTGATCCTCGGGTGCAGCCCTTGCTGGAGCTGGCTGCGCAGTCTCGCGTAAAAGTGGGGCAGTGCGAGCGCCGTGAGATGGATGCCTGGGTCGAGGGTGTGCATCAGGGTGTGGTTGCCGATGTCAGCCCCAGTCAGGTCTGGGGCGAGGCGATGCTCGAAGAGTTGCTCGATCGCTGCGAAGGCCCGCCTTTGCTGCTGGTGCTCGATGGCGTGACCGACCCGCACAACCTGGGGGCTTGTCTGCGCACGGCAGATGCCGCCGGCGCGTTGGCGGTGATCGTGCCCAAGGACAAATCGGCCACCCTCAACGCCACGGTACGCAAGGTGGCCTGCGGTGCTGCCGAGGTGATTCCGCTGGTGGCGGTGACCAACCTGGCGCGCAGTCTGGAGAAGTTGCAGCAGCGTGGCCTGTGGGTGGTTGGTACGGCCGGTGAGGCCGAGCTGGAGGTCTATCAGCAGGACATGACCGGGCCAACGGTGCTGGTCATGGGGGCCGAGGGCAAGGGCATGCGCCGGTTGACCCGCGAGCATTGCGATTACCTGGTCAAGCTGCCCATGGGCGGCAGTGTCAGCAGCCTCAATGTC